From one Electrophorus electricus isolate fEleEle1 chromosome 20, fEleEle1.pri, whole genome shotgun sequence genomic stretch:
- the kif21b gene encoding kinesin-like protein KIF21B isoform X3 gives MAAQNDCCVKVSLRIRPQMAKEKIEGCHICTSVTPGEPQVLLGKDKAFTYDFVFDIDTEQQQIYNACVHRLIEGCFEGYNATVFAYGQTGSGKTYTMGTGFDVNVGADEQGIIPRAVRQLFQGVQQRQREAQEAGVAPPEFKVSAQFLELYNEEILDLFDSARDPEARGRKSNIKIHEDSSGGICTSGVTSRLVASEEELLQCLKLGALSRTTASTQMNAQSSRSHAIFTVHLCQMRVCTQPQPASRTVNGGGDRDRSGAADGSVAQPEYETLTAKFHFVDLAGSERLKRTGATGERAREGISINCGLLALGNVISALGDQSKKAGHVPYRDSKLTRLLQDSLGGNSRTVMIACVSPSDRDFMETLNTLKYANRARNIKNKVVVNQDKTSQQISALRAEIARLQMELVEYKAGKRVASEDGSEGFSDLFQENTMLQRENDTLRMRVKAMQETIDHLNTRVTQLLTNEINLLLTKTGETNEEIGNLIQNYIREIEELRSKLLESEAMNESLRRSLSRLSTRSAYPAASHAALPGHSLGSSPSVSMETEITDVIRRAKLDIERLKKKERNQRRKSPEKEKGLKKRAKLHATENGQNGAGGEATMARENRDDDSDNEPEEDSMYPLPEEESGCDEDEEDEEEEIREEEEFESDESLVDSDSDSDEKANLQADLADLTCEIEIKQRLIDELESSQRRLLTLKLQYEEKLVLLQNKIRHTQLERDRVLQNLMSMENYTEEKASRIKAEYEKRLKEMNRDLAKLQAAQKEHARLLKNQGRYERELKKLQAEVTEMKKAKVALMKQMKEEQQRRRMIEAKRNREIAQLKKEQRRQEYQIRALESQKRQQELVLRRKTQEVTALRRLTKPMSERVAGRLVRRVPSLDSGAELSAGTTTSTASSEPETTRTVAGIVRQWNAKLNGYLGESEGSGGGPHLASSRKKFQRKGGSSTSSKTARQKWQALERRVLDIVMQRMTISNVEADMDRLIKKREELSVQQEALLRKREKLLSEGPREEDDRVVQELNEEIEVLNANIDYINDSLSDCQATIVQIEESKDELDSVDTSVVISSCSLAEARHLLDHFLKASIDKNLQVAQKEAQIRLLEGQLRQTDVIGSSQNHMILDALREKAECIPELQALIHNVQQENGYASTDEEVSEFSQTSEPSYSNMKSSASQDDFKLKAEPRISGQMKAISAEHLGPVLDYATKNITKSLASLSEIQENGLGLALREAYYREGTSRALSLPVRGHTFPRQSRGSEVSPLTRRPSYDRSQSYRPPEVMYTPPSSPPLRARNDRNVFSRLTSNQSQGSALDKGVISPMAALKGGRTAPLQCIAVAEGHSKPVLCLDATDELLFTGSKDRTCKMWNLVTGQEIVTLRGHPNNVVSVKYCSSSSLVFSVSTSYVKVWDIRDSAKCVRTFTSSGQVVSGDACAGTTTRTISMAQGEYQINQIALNPSGSVLYAAAGNTVRTWDLNRMQATGKLTGHIGSVMCLTVGYSAGGKDQVITGSKDHYVKVFDVAEGAQGNVGPAHNFEPPHYDGIECLAIHGDVLFSGSRDNGIKKWDLEQQELIQQIPNAHKDWVCALACLPGRPTLLSACRGGSLKVWNVDNFTPIGEIKGHDSPINAICTNSKQIFTASSDCRVKLWSYVPGLTPCLPRRVLAIKGRATTLP, from the exons GATCCGGCCGCAGATGGCAAAGGAGAAGATCGAGGGCTGCCACATCTGCACATCAGTGACCCCCGGGGAGCCCCAGGTGCTTCTGGGGAAAGACAAGGCGTTCACGTACGATTTTGTGTTCGACATAGACACCGAACAGCAGCAGATCTACAACGCTTGCGTGCACAGGCTCATTGAGGGCTGCTTCGAGGGTTACAATGCTACAGTCTTTGCCTATGGGCAG ACCGGCTCGGGGAAGACGTACACCATGGGCACGGGCTTTGATGTGAACGTGGGCGCCGACGAGCAGGGTATCATCCCGCGCGCCGTCCGCCAGCTCTTCCAGGGCGTCCAGCAGCGCCAGCGGGAGGCGCAGGAGGCCGGCGTGGCCCCGCCAGAGTTCAAAGTCAGCGCCCAGTTCCTGGAG CTCTATAACGAGGAGATCCTGGACCTATTTGACAGCGCGCGTGACCCCGAAGCCCGCGGCAGGAAGTCCAACATAAAGATCCATGAAGACAGCAGTGGAGGAATCTGCACATCAGGCGTGACATCTCGCCTCGTCGCCTCGGAGGAAGAG ctGTTGCAGTGTCTGAAGCTGGGTGCTCTGTCCCGCACCACGGCCAGCACGCAGATGAACGCCCAGAGCTCTCGCTCCCACGCCATCTTCACCGTGCACCTGTGCCAGATGAGGGTGTGCACCCAGCCGCAGCCG GCAAGCAGGACGGTGAATGGGGGCGGAGACAGAGACCGGAGCGGGGCCGCGGACGGCTCCGTCGCCCAGCCCGAGTACGAGACCCTCACGGCCAAGTTCCACTTCGTGGACCTCGCCGGATCGGAGAGGCTGAAGCGCACGGGTGCCACAGGGGAGCGCGCACGCGAGGGCATCTCCATCAACTGCGGCCTG ctggCTCTGGGGAATGTGATCAGTGCACTGGGAGATCAGAGTAAGAAAGCTGGCCATGTGCCGTACAGAGACTCCAAACTTACTCGCCTTCTACAGGACTCACTGGGGGGAAACAG TCGGACGGTCATGATCGCCTGCGTCAGCCCCTCGGACCGCGACTTCATGGAGACGCTGAACACTCTGAAGTACGCCAACCGTGCCCGCAACATCAAGAACAAGGTGGTGGTGAACCAGGACAAGACCAGCCAGCAGATCAGCGCCCTGCGCGCTGAGATCGCCCGCCTGCAGATGGAGCTCGTGGAGTACAAAGCG gggaAGCGCGTAGCTAGCGAGGACGGCTCGGAGGGCTTCAGTGACCTGTTCCAGGAGAACACCATGCTACAGAGGGAGAATGACACCCTGCGCATGCGTGTGAAGGCCATGCAGGAGACCATCGACCACCTCAACACCAGAGTTACGCAGCTCCTCACCAACGAGATCAACCTGCTTCTCACCAAGACAG GGGAGACAAACGAAGAGATTGGTAATCTGATCCAAAACTACATCAGAGAGATTGAAGAACTCAG GTCTAAGCTTTTGGAGAGCGAGGCCATGAACGAGTCTTTGAGACGCAGCCTGTCCCGCCTCTCCACCCGCTCTGCTTACCCCGCCGCCTCCCACGCGGCGCTTCCCGGACACTCCCTGGGTTCCTCCCCCTCGGTCTCCATGGAGACCGAGATCACGGACGTGATTCGTCGAGCCAAGCTGGACATCGAAAGGctgaagaagaaggagagaaaccAGAGAAGGAAGAG CCCGGAGAAGGAGAAGGGTCTGAAGAAGAGAGCCAAGCTCCACGCCACCGAGAACGGGCAGAACGGCGCCGGCGGCGAGGCCACTATGgccagagagaacagagacGACGACTCCGACAACGAACCCGAGGAA GATTCCATGTACCCTCTCCCTGAGGAGGAAAGTGGCTGTGATGAAGACGAAGAGGACGAAGAAGAGGAGATCAGGGAGGAAGAAGAGTTTGAGAGCGACGAGAGCCTGGTGGATTCAGACTCGGACTCGGACGAAAAAG CCAACTTGCAGGCGGACCTCGCAGACCTGACGTGTGAGATCGAGATCAAGCAGAGGTTGATCGACGAGCTGGAGAGCAGCCAGCGGCGCCTGCTGACGCTCAAGCTCCAGTACGAGGAGAAGCTCGTCCTTCTGCAGAACAAGATCCGCCACACCCAGCTGGAGCGAGACCGCGTTCTGCAGAACCTCA TGTCCATGGAGAACTACACGGAGGAGAAGGCCAGCAGGATCAAGGCCGAGTACGAGAAACGTCTGAAGGAGATGAACAGGGATCTGGCGAAGCTTCAGGCTGCGCAGAAGGAGCACGCTCGGCTGCTGAAGAACCAGGGCCGCTACGAGCGCGAGCTGAAGAAACTGCAGGCCGAGGTGACGGAGATGAAGAAAGCCAAG GTTGCGCTAATGAAGCAGAtgaaggaggagcagcagaggaggaggatgattGAGGCCAAGAGAAACCGAGAGATCGCACAGCTCAAGAAGGAACAGCGTCGGCAAGAG TATCAGATCCGCGCGCTGGAGTCGCAGAAGCGGCAGCAGGAGCTGGTTCTGCGCAGGAAGACCCAGGAGGTGACCGCGCTGCGCCGCCTCACCAAGCCCATGTCGGAACGCGTGGCGGGCCGCCTGGTCCGCCGCGTGCCCAGCCTGGACTCCGGTGCCGAGCTGTCGGCCGGCACCACCACCAGCACGGCCTCGTCCGAGCCCGAGACCACGCGCACGGTCGCGGGCATTGTGCGCCAGTGGAACGCCAAGCTGAACGGCTACctgggagagagcgagggatcGGGTGGAGGACCCCATCTGGCCAG TAGCAGGAAGAAGTTCCAGAGGAAGGGGGGGAGCAGCACTTCCTCCAAGACGGCGCGGCAGAAGTGGCAGGCCCTGGAGAGGAGGGTGCTGGACATAGTGATGCAGAGAATGACCATCTCCAACGTGGAGGCTGACATGGACCGTCTCATAAAG AAACGAGAGGAGCTGTCCGTGCAGCAGGAGGCGCTGTTGCGCAAGCGCGAGAAGCTCCTGAGTGAGGGGCCCCGGGAAGAGGATGACCGGGTCGTCCAGGAGTTGAATGAAGAAATCGAGGTCCTCAACGCCAACATCGATTACATCAACGACAGCCTGTCGGACTGCCAGGCCACCATCGTACAGATCGAGGAGTCCAAA GATGAGCTAGACTCCGTGGACACCTCGGTGGTCATCAGCTCCTGCTCTCTGGCTGAAGCTCGACACCTTCTGGACCACTTCCTGAAGGCTTCCATAGATAAG AACTTACAAGTAGCTCAGAAGGAGGCCCAGATTAGGCTGTTGGAGGGTCAGCTGCGTCAGACGGACGTGATTGGCTCATCCCAGAATCACATGATCCTGGACGCGCTGAGGGAGAAGGCCGAGTGTATCCCAGAGCTGCAGGCTCTCATTCACAACGTACAGCAGG AGAACGGCTACGCCAGTACAGATGAGGAGGTGTCAGAGTTCAGTCAGACATCGGAGCCCAG TTACTCCAACATGAAATCGTCGGCCAGTCAAGATGACTTCAAGCTCAAG GCCGAGCCTCGCATCTCTGGCCAGATGAAGGCCATTTCAGCCGAACACTTGGGCCCCGTCCTGGACTACGCCACTAAGAACATCACCAAGTCCCTGGCCTCCCTGTCCGAGATCCAGGAAAATGGCCTGGGTCTGGCCCTGCGTGAAGCCTACTACCGAGAAGGCACGTCACGCGCCCTTAGCCTGCCTGTCCGAGGACACACGTT TCCCAGGCAGTCCAGAGGCTCAGAGGTGTCCCCGTTGACCAGGAGACCATCTTATGACCGAAGCCAATCATACAG GCCTCCTGAGGTGATGTACAcgcctccctcctcccctcccctccgaGCACGCAATGACCGCAACGTTTTCTCACGCCTGACCAGTAATCAGAGCCAAGGGTCTGCGCTGGACAA gggagtgATAAGCCCTATGGCAGCGTTGAAGGGGGGGAGAACTGCACCTCTACAGTGTATAGCAGTGGCAGAGGGACACTCTAAACCTGTACTGTGCCTCGACGCCACCGATGAACTGCTCTTCACCGGATCCAAag ACCGCACCTGTAAGATGTGGAACTTGGTCACGGGTCAAGAGATCGTGACGCTGAGGGGACACCCCAACAACGTGGTGTCCGTGAAGTACTGCAGCAGCTCCAGCCTGGTCTTCAGCGTCTCCACCTCCTACGTCAAAGTGTGGGACATCCGCGATTCGGCCAAGTGCGTGCGCACCTTCAC CTCCTCGGGCCAGGTGGTGTCGGGCGACGCATGTGCAGGCACCACCACCCGCACCATCAGTATGGCGCAGGGTGAGTACCAGATCAACCAGATCGCGCTGAACCCGTCTGGCTCCGTGCTCTACGCTGCAGCAGGCAACACAGTCAGGACCTGGGACCTGAACAG gatgCAGGCCACTGGTAAACTGACGGGGCACATTGGCTCAGTTATGTGCTTGACAGTGGGTTACTCTGCTGGAGGCAAAGACCAGGTCATCACTGGCTCTAAAGACCACTACGTGAAG GTGTTCGATGTCGCAGAGGGTGCGCAGGGCAACGTTGGCCCCGCCCACAACTTCGAGCCGCCCCACTACGATGGCATCGAGTGCCTGGCCATCCACGGCGACGTGCTCTTCAGTGGTTCCCGTGACAACGGCATTAAGAAGTGGGACCTGGAGCAGCAGGAACTGATCCAG CAAATCCCGAACGCCCACAAGGATTGGGTGTGCGCCCTGGCGTGCCTGCCGGGAAGACCGACGCTGCTGAGTGCCTGCCGCGGGGGCTCGCTGAAGGTGTGGAACGTGGACAACTTCACCCCCATCGGTGAGATCAAGGGTCACGACAGCCCCATCAACGCCATCTGCACCAACTCCAAGCAGATCTTCACCGCGTCCAG CGACTGTCGGGTGAAGTTGTGGAGCTATGTCCCGGGGCTCACGCCCTGTCTGCCTCGCCGGGTCCTGGCCATCAAGGGCCGGGCCACCACCCTCCCCTGA
- the kif21b gene encoding kinesin-like protein KIF21B isoform X6: MAAQNDCCVKVSLRIRPQMAKEKIEGCHICTSVTPGEPQVLLGKDKAFTYDFVFDIDTEQQQIYNACVHRLIEGCFEGYNATVFAYGQTGSGKTYTMGTGFDVNVGADEQGIIPRAVRQLFQGVQQRQREAQEAGVAPPEFKVSAQFLELYNEEILDLFDSARDPEARGRKSNIKIHEDSSGGICTSGVTSRLVASEEELLQCLKLGALSRTTASTQMNAQSSRSHAIFTVHLCQMRVCTQPQPASRTVNGGGDRDRSGAADGSVAQPEYETLTAKFHFVDLAGSERLKRTGATGERAREGISINCGLLALGNVISALGDQSKKAGHVPYRDSKLTRLLQDSLGGNSRTVMIACVSPSDRDFMETLNTLKYANRARNIKNKVVVNQDKTSQQISALRAEIARLQMELVEYKAGKRVASEDGSEGFSDLFQENTMLQRENDTLRMRVKAMQETIDHLNTRVTQLLTNEINLLLTKTGETNEEIGNLIQNYIREIEELRSKLLESEAMNESLRRSLSRLSTRSAYPAASHAALPGHSLGSSPSVSMETEITDVIRRAKLDIERLKKKERNQRRKSPEKEKGLKKRAKLHATENGQNGAGGEATMARENRDDDSDNEPEEDSMYPLPEEESGCDEDEEDEEEEIREEEEFESDESLVDSDSDSDEKANLQADLADLTCEIEIKQRLIDELESSQRRLLTLKLQYEEKLVLLQNKIRHTQLERDRVLQNLMSMENYTEEKASRIKAEYEKRLKEMNRDLAKLQAAQKEHARLLKNQGRYERELKKLQAEVTEMKKAKVALMKQMKEEQQRRRMIEAKRNREIAQLKKEQRRQEYQIRALESQKRQQELVLRRKTQEVTALRRLTKPMSERVAGRLVRRVPSLDSGAELSAGTTTSTASSEPETTRTVAGIVRQWNAKLNGYLGESEGSGGGPHLASSRKKFQRKGGSSTSSKTARQKWQALERRVLDIVMQRMTISNVEADMDRLIKKREELSVQQEALLRKREKLLSEGPREEDDRVVQELNEEIEVLNANIDYINDSLSDCQATIVQIEESKDELDSVDTSVVISSCSLAEARHLLDHFLKASIDKNLQVAQKEAQIRLLEGQLRQTDVIGSSQNHMILDALREKAECIPELQALIHNVQQENGYASTDEEVSEFSQTSEPSYSNMKSSASQDDFKLKAEPRISGQMKAISAEHLGPVLDYATKNITKSLASLSEIQENGLGLALREAYYREGTSRALSLPVRGHTFPRQSRGSEVSPLTRRPSYDRSQSYRPPEVMYTPPSSPPLRARNDRNVFSRLTSNQSQGSALDKTSVQHMWSESLQRCEVACCSSLWTGELCAESRTCIDRPNPLMTSNNAESVDAIGCWVILQCFVPQV; this comes from the exons GATCCGGCCGCAGATGGCAAAGGAGAAGATCGAGGGCTGCCACATCTGCACATCAGTGACCCCCGGGGAGCCCCAGGTGCTTCTGGGGAAAGACAAGGCGTTCACGTACGATTTTGTGTTCGACATAGACACCGAACAGCAGCAGATCTACAACGCTTGCGTGCACAGGCTCATTGAGGGCTGCTTCGAGGGTTACAATGCTACAGTCTTTGCCTATGGGCAG ACCGGCTCGGGGAAGACGTACACCATGGGCACGGGCTTTGATGTGAACGTGGGCGCCGACGAGCAGGGTATCATCCCGCGCGCCGTCCGCCAGCTCTTCCAGGGCGTCCAGCAGCGCCAGCGGGAGGCGCAGGAGGCCGGCGTGGCCCCGCCAGAGTTCAAAGTCAGCGCCCAGTTCCTGGAG CTCTATAACGAGGAGATCCTGGACCTATTTGACAGCGCGCGTGACCCCGAAGCCCGCGGCAGGAAGTCCAACATAAAGATCCATGAAGACAGCAGTGGAGGAATCTGCACATCAGGCGTGACATCTCGCCTCGTCGCCTCGGAGGAAGAG ctGTTGCAGTGTCTGAAGCTGGGTGCTCTGTCCCGCACCACGGCCAGCACGCAGATGAACGCCCAGAGCTCTCGCTCCCACGCCATCTTCACCGTGCACCTGTGCCAGATGAGGGTGTGCACCCAGCCGCAGCCG GCAAGCAGGACGGTGAATGGGGGCGGAGACAGAGACCGGAGCGGGGCCGCGGACGGCTCCGTCGCCCAGCCCGAGTACGAGACCCTCACGGCCAAGTTCCACTTCGTGGACCTCGCCGGATCGGAGAGGCTGAAGCGCACGGGTGCCACAGGGGAGCGCGCACGCGAGGGCATCTCCATCAACTGCGGCCTG ctggCTCTGGGGAATGTGATCAGTGCACTGGGAGATCAGAGTAAGAAAGCTGGCCATGTGCCGTACAGAGACTCCAAACTTACTCGCCTTCTACAGGACTCACTGGGGGGAAACAG TCGGACGGTCATGATCGCCTGCGTCAGCCCCTCGGACCGCGACTTCATGGAGACGCTGAACACTCTGAAGTACGCCAACCGTGCCCGCAACATCAAGAACAAGGTGGTGGTGAACCAGGACAAGACCAGCCAGCAGATCAGCGCCCTGCGCGCTGAGATCGCCCGCCTGCAGATGGAGCTCGTGGAGTACAAAGCG gggaAGCGCGTAGCTAGCGAGGACGGCTCGGAGGGCTTCAGTGACCTGTTCCAGGAGAACACCATGCTACAGAGGGAGAATGACACCCTGCGCATGCGTGTGAAGGCCATGCAGGAGACCATCGACCACCTCAACACCAGAGTTACGCAGCTCCTCACCAACGAGATCAACCTGCTTCTCACCAAGACAG GGGAGACAAACGAAGAGATTGGTAATCTGATCCAAAACTACATCAGAGAGATTGAAGAACTCAG GTCTAAGCTTTTGGAGAGCGAGGCCATGAACGAGTCTTTGAGACGCAGCCTGTCCCGCCTCTCCACCCGCTCTGCTTACCCCGCCGCCTCCCACGCGGCGCTTCCCGGACACTCCCTGGGTTCCTCCCCCTCGGTCTCCATGGAGACCGAGATCACGGACGTGATTCGTCGAGCCAAGCTGGACATCGAAAGGctgaagaagaaggagagaaaccAGAGAAGGAAGAG CCCGGAGAAGGAGAAGGGTCTGAAGAAGAGAGCCAAGCTCCACGCCACCGAGAACGGGCAGAACGGCGCCGGCGGCGAGGCCACTATGgccagagagaacagagacGACGACTCCGACAACGAACCCGAGGAA GATTCCATGTACCCTCTCCCTGAGGAGGAAAGTGGCTGTGATGAAGACGAAGAGGACGAAGAAGAGGAGATCAGGGAGGAAGAAGAGTTTGAGAGCGACGAGAGCCTGGTGGATTCAGACTCGGACTCGGACGAAAAAG CCAACTTGCAGGCGGACCTCGCAGACCTGACGTGTGAGATCGAGATCAAGCAGAGGTTGATCGACGAGCTGGAGAGCAGCCAGCGGCGCCTGCTGACGCTCAAGCTCCAGTACGAGGAGAAGCTCGTCCTTCTGCAGAACAAGATCCGCCACACCCAGCTGGAGCGAGACCGCGTTCTGCAGAACCTCA TGTCCATGGAGAACTACACGGAGGAGAAGGCCAGCAGGATCAAGGCCGAGTACGAGAAACGTCTGAAGGAGATGAACAGGGATCTGGCGAAGCTTCAGGCTGCGCAGAAGGAGCACGCTCGGCTGCTGAAGAACCAGGGCCGCTACGAGCGCGAGCTGAAGAAACTGCAGGCCGAGGTGACGGAGATGAAGAAAGCCAAG GTTGCGCTAATGAAGCAGAtgaaggaggagcagcagaggaggaggatgattGAGGCCAAGAGAAACCGAGAGATCGCACAGCTCAAGAAGGAACAGCGTCGGCAAGAG TATCAGATCCGCGCGCTGGAGTCGCAGAAGCGGCAGCAGGAGCTGGTTCTGCGCAGGAAGACCCAGGAGGTGACCGCGCTGCGCCGCCTCACCAAGCCCATGTCGGAACGCGTGGCGGGCCGCCTGGTCCGCCGCGTGCCCAGCCTGGACTCCGGTGCCGAGCTGTCGGCCGGCACCACCACCAGCACGGCCTCGTCCGAGCCCGAGACCACGCGCACGGTCGCGGGCATTGTGCGCCAGTGGAACGCCAAGCTGAACGGCTACctgggagagagcgagggatcGGGTGGAGGACCCCATCTGGCCAG TAGCAGGAAGAAGTTCCAGAGGAAGGGGGGGAGCAGCACTTCCTCCAAGACGGCGCGGCAGAAGTGGCAGGCCCTGGAGAGGAGGGTGCTGGACATAGTGATGCAGAGAATGACCATCTCCAACGTGGAGGCTGACATGGACCGTCTCATAAAG AAACGAGAGGAGCTGTCCGTGCAGCAGGAGGCGCTGTTGCGCAAGCGCGAGAAGCTCCTGAGTGAGGGGCCCCGGGAAGAGGATGACCGGGTCGTCCAGGAGTTGAATGAAGAAATCGAGGTCCTCAACGCCAACATCGATTACATCAACGACAGCCTGTCGGACTGCCAGGCCACCATCGTACAGATCGAGGAGTCCAAA GATGAGCTAGACTCCGTGGACACCTCGGTGGTCATCAGCTCCTGCTCTCTGGCTGAAGCTCGACACCTTCTGGACCACTTCCTGAAGGCTTCCATAGATAAG AACTTACAAGTAGCTCAGAAGGAGGCCCAGATTAGGCTGTTGGAGGGTCAGCTGCGTCAGACGGACGTGATTGGCTCATCCCAGAATCACATGATCCTGGACGCGCTGAGGGAGAAGGCCGAGTGTATCCCAGAGCTGCAGGCTCTCATTCACAACGTACAGCAGG AGAACGGCTACGCCAGTACAGATGAGGAGGTGTCAGAGTTCAGTCAGACATCGGAGCCCAG TTACTCCAACATGAAATCGTCGGCCAGTCAAGATGACTTCAAGCTCAAG GCCGAGCCTCGCATCTCTGGCCAGATGAAGGCCATTTCAGCCGAACACTTGGGCCCCGTCCTGGACTACGCCACTAAGAACATCACCAAGTCCCTGGCCTCCCTGTCCGAGATCCAGGAAAATGGCCTGGGTCTGGCCCTGCGTGAAGCCTACTACCGAGAAGGCACGTCACGCGCCCTTAGCCTGCCTGTCCGAGGACACACGTT TCCCAGGCAGTCCAGAGGCTCAGAGGTGTCCCCGTTGACCAGGAGACCATCTTATGACCGAAGCCAATCATACAG GCCTCCTGAGGTGATGTACAcgcctccctcctcccctcccctccgaGCACGCAATGACCGCAACGTTTTCTCACGCCTGACCAGTAATCAGAGCCAAGGGTCTGCGCTGGACAA GACTAGCGTTCAGCACATGTGGTCAGAGTCACTCCAGAGATGCGAGGTGGCATGTTGCAGTTCATTGTGGACCGGGGAGCTGTGTGCTGAGAGCAGAACCTGTATCGACAGACCAAATCCACTGATGACTTCAAATAACGCTGAATCCGTTGATGCGATTGGCTGTTGGGTGATACTTCAGTGTTTTGTTCCTCAG GTCTGA